The genomic region TATTGCTCTTAGGATGGAATTGCACTGGAGGTCAAATCCCCTGGGGAAAGTGCCCAAAAACCTGCCCATATGGCATCGGCTGGAGGCCGGAGAATTTTACACAAAATGATTGACACTACCACTGGCTGCGTGGGAAACCTACTCGCAGGATTTGCCGGGTTACCTGGGGTGTGATTGGGGAGGCGATAAATTTCTGTGGAGGCTGGAGGCATAGTTTTTTTGGTTGAGCAATCCCCACGAATCTTGCAAGTTAGCACATCTGACGGAGGCGGTGGGGCAGAGAAGGTCGCTTACAACCTGCATCATACCTACCTAGGACGGGGCTATTCTGCATGGCTCGCCGTCGGCTACAAATGGACAGATGACCCAGGTATCCTCGTTATCGCTGATCATTCCTGCGGTAGCCTGTGGACGCGCTTCTGGTTTTCCATAGGCAATGGGCTTTCTTCTCTCGTGGGGAGAGTACGGGGGGCTGGGCGATTGCGAAATTACATTCAATTGATCGGGCAACCAAGGCGTCTATTGGAAACCCACCGCGGGCATGAGGACTTCTATTTTCCGGGCACTTGGCGTCTTTTGGATTTAACCCCCGAGGGTCCCGATATCGTACACTGCCACAACCTTCATGGTGGCTACTTTGACTTGAGAGCCCTTCCCTGGCTCAGCCAGCAGGTGCCAGTGATTCTTACACTTCACGACGCGTGGTTGTTAAGCGGTCACTGCGCCCATTCCTTTGATTGCGAACGCTGGAGAACTGGCTGTGGTCAATGCCCTGACCTGACTATCTATCCGGCAATTCGGCGAGATGGAACAGCCTATAACTGGAGGAGAAAGAAAAAGATATTTGAGAAAAGTCGCCTTTATGTGGCAACCCCTTCTCGATGGTTGATGCAGAAAGTGGAGCAGTCCATGCTTGCGCCTGCCATCGTAGAGGCGCGGGTCATCCCCAATGGCGTGGACTTGTCCGTCTTCCATCCTTCAGAGAAGCCGGCGGTTCGGGCAGCTTTGGGCATGCCGCCAAACGCGAAGGTCCTACTTTTTGCCGCCAACGGAATCCGTCGGAACCCGTGGAAAGACTATGGGACTTTGCGAGGAGCCGTTGCTCTAATTGCCGGGAGCATGAGAGGACAACGGTTACTTTTTGTTGCTCTGGGCGAAGATGCACCAGCAGAGCGAATCGGTCGGGCGGAAATCCAGTTTGTGCCTTATCAAAAAGATTCGGCTGCAGTAGCGCTCTACTATCAGGCAGCGGATGTGTATACCCATGCCGCTCGCGCAGACACATTTCCGAATACTGTTCTTGAAGCCCTTGCCTGCGGAGTGCCGGTTGTAGCTACGGCCGTCGGAGGTATCCCCGAACAGATAAAAGGTCTGGAATGGGAGGCACATCCAAGGGCTTATCCTAGCTATCCCCCACAACAAGCCACGGGCATCCTGGTTCCCCCGAAGAACCCTGAAATGTTGGCAAAGGCCTTGTGCTTGCTATTAGAAGACGGCAATCTCAGGGAGTGCTTGGGGGCGAATGCAGCGCAGGAGGCCAGGATTCGTTTTGACTTGCAGAAACAGGTGGATGCGTATCTGGAATGGTTTCAGGAGATCCTTTCCCGTTGGAGTCATCCCAAGAAAGGGTGACAAGACTCGTTCAAAAGCCCTCTTACCTCACACCTACTTTATTGCCTTCTCAAGCTTGGGAAAAGTAAATTGCTACTTTCCATAATAACTCCTTGCCTAAATCAAGTTCTTTTTGTGAAGGAGGCTGTTGAAAGCGTCCTGGCTCAGGACTACTACCCTGTGGAGCATATTGTGGTGGACGGAGGTTCAACAGACGGTACTCTGGATGTCCTGGCAGAATTCGAAGGAATAAGAGTGATCAGCGAGCCTGACAGGGGTCTGTATGATGCCCTCAACAAGGGTATTGCTGCAGCCCGAGGGGATGTAATCGGATTTTTAAATGCTGATGACATGTACGTGCCATGGGTCTTCCAAGACGTCATGAGGTGTTTCCAGAGATCCCCGCAGTTGAACTCGGTATGTGGCGGAGCCGAGATAGTTGAACACTCCCCGGAAGGGGAAAAGCGAAAACGTGTTTTCCTGAGTCCCTCTTACAGTTCCCTGAGTGTGCGTAACATCTGCCTGGGTCAGCCACTGCTGAACGCCCGTTTTTTCAGAAAGGGGGTTTTCCACAGGCTGGGCTACTTCGATTGGCGCTACAGGGTAGGCTCTGACAGGGAATTTCTTGTGCGGCTAGCTTTAGCGGGAGTTACAAGTGAGCACTTGCCTAAATGCGTTTATATCTACAGGTCTCATCCGGCTTCTCTCACCTTCGACCCCTCTACCCGCCATGCCTTCGAAACCAACCAAGAGTACTGGTTGATCGCAGAGAGGTTTCTAAAACAATCGCTCTCCCAGCGGGAAAGGCTTTGGATTCAGATGTGGCACGCTCGCATCTCTACCGAGATGGTTTCCCTCGGCCTAAAAAAAAGAAACTTGGATCATACCCTTAGAGCCCTGCGGCGTGGCTTTAAGTCCAGTCCCTGGTGGTTTGCCTTTCTGGGAATAAGATTTGCCAGGCGTCTCAAGATGGCTTTGCGAGACGCCTCTATTTGATGGGTTGATGAAGTCCCCAAAGGTTAGCGTAGTGATCGCGGCTTTTAACAGGGCGGGGACTCTGTCCCGCAGTCTCAAGAGCGTGCTGGATCAGACTGAAGCGGATTTTGAGATAATAGTTGTGGATGATGGATCCACAGATAACACCCTTGCCCTGATCCCCAAGCTTAAAGATTCACGTATTCGGTGGGAAACTCACGGTTTTAATCGAGGTGCAGCAGCTGCAAGAAACACTGGTGTGCGGGCAGCCAAAGGCAAATGGATAGCTTTTCTGGATTCGGATGATGAGTGGCTGCCTGGCAAGCTTGAGGCTCAGCTAAGGCTTCTATCTGAGCAAGACCATAAGATCGGGGTCTGCACAGGTTACTATCTCAAGGAGGAAGGCCAACCTACTTGCAAGAGGCTGACCCCTCCAAGGCCTTTTTCATGGCATAAGCACCTACTTCTTGGATGTGATCTGGGCCCAGGTACCACCTTGATGGTTGCCAGAGAAGCTTTCGAGCAGGTCGGTTTCCTGGACGAAGGATTCCGAAGGCTGGAGGACTGGGAGTGGCTCCTTAGGTTCGTGAAACGTTTCAGGCTGGAAACTGTTCCTGAGCCTCTTGCCATAGTGCACAGGCAAAGGCATGCTAGGGCGCAGGTGGTTGAAGAGGCTACCTGGAAATTGGTTTCCTTGTACGAAAATGAGGCTCGTAGGTACGGACTTGTCTTTGAAAGAAGATTTCGTGCCAGGCGATGGCTGCACCTGGCATGGTTGTACTCTTTAGAAGGAAACATTCCCAAGGGATCAAAATATTTCATAAAGGCCATTTTGGATGACCCAGCCCCTCCTCCCGGCATGATTCTGCTTGTTCTAGATGCATTCCTTGGAACAAAAATGGCTCCGAAGGCCAGCCTTTGGCGAAGCAAAATGAAATCCGGCTTGTGCAAATCCAGGGTGACTGGTCAGACTAGGGGGAGGTGATAAATGGCTTTATTCACCATATTCACCTCCACGTACAACCGGGCCGCCAAATTGCATCGGCCCTTTCTGAGCCTGCAGGCCCAGACTTTTAAAGACTTCGAGTGGCTCGTTGTTGATGACGGCTCCCAGGACGAAACCGTGGATCTGATAAGGCAATGGGCTTGCTCATCGCAATTCCCCATCCGATACATATCTCAAGGACACCTTGGGCTCCACAAGGCCTATAACAGAGCAGTCCGGGAGGCCAGAGGAGACCTGTTTCTTCCTCTGGATTCGGACGACGAGCTTGAGCCCACAGCCCTGGAGAGGCTTCTATATCATTGGAACAATGTGCCCGAAGATCAGAAATCAAATTTCAGCGGGGTCTGTTGTCTGTGCCGTGATGAGAAAGGCCGCATCATAGGAGACAGGTTCCCAAGGGATGTCATGGATTCGGATAGCCTGGAGATCAACTACAAATACAGGGTCAGAGGACAGAAAGGGGGGTTCCATCGGCTGGAGGTGATGAAGGAATTCCCTTTCGACGAAACCCCGGAAATGGGATGCAATCCGTGGCGGCGCATTGCCAGAAAATACAAGATGAGATTTGTGAACGAGGTCCTGGAGATTTACCACCAAGACTCCCCCGAGGACTCATTGGCGAGGTGGCCCAAAGGTATAAGGCCCGTGACAGGGCTTTATCGGTGTCTGGAAATCCTAAATAGCGAGATAGACTATTTCCATTACTGGCCTGCCGAGTTCTACAGGGCCGCTGCCAGATACACCAGATATTCCTTTCATTGTGGCCTGGGCTTTTCCCAGCAGATAAAAGGCCTGGGGAATCGAACTGCCAGAACACTTTGGAGCCTGGCATGGCCTTTGGGCTATTTCCTATTTCTTCGAGATAAGCTGAGAGGACGCCAGAACCTTCAATTTCATAAGCTGGGCTCTGGATCCTGAAGGACAATGCCCGCTGGGGATAAAAACGCAGGATGCTCCTCAATCATCCCCGTCCAGAGAACACATGGATAGGATAAGGCTCTCCTTGGTCATCCACAGATTGGATGCAGGGGGGGCCGAACGCCAACTTCTGGCCTTGGCCAAAGGGCTGAATAGAGAAAGATTCCAGGTACAGGTTATCACGTTTTACCCTGGTGGCGCCCTGGAGGATGAGATCCTGGGCCATGAATGGATAAGAGTTGTGAACCTGGGAAGAAAGGGAAGATGGGGAGCCCCTGTGTGTTTGGTAAGACTCACCTGGGTGCTAAGGCATAGCAGGGCCCAGGTGGTGTACGGTTTCATGGAAGTCCCGGCACAGATGAGTCTCTTGGCCGGAAGACTCCTGGGAACCAAAGTGATCTGGGGCCTGAGGCGATCCAAAAGAGATTTCAGAGACTACGACTGGGCGGAAAGAATAAGTTTCAAGACAGGAAGGATTCTTTCAAGAGCGGCTGATCTTATAATCTTGAATTCCAGGAAAGGACAAGAGGATTATGTTGAGGCCGGGTATTGTTCTAATAAGATGAAGGTGGTTCCCAATGGAATAGACACAAAATACTTCAAGAGGGCCCCGGAGAGAGGGGCAGAGCAAAAAAAGTCTTGGGGGCTTCAGCCCGAAGCCAAGGTGGTGGGAGTTGTTGGCCGTCTCCATCCCATGAAGGGGCACGAGGTCTTTCTCAAGGCAGCTCAGAAAGTGGCAGCCTCTCAACCGGATGTGTACTTCGTCTGTGCGGGCAGAGCAGACAGAGACAGATTCCACGATCTTCGTGCCTTGACAGCCTGTTTGGGACTGGAGAAGAGGGTCTTTTGGGCCAAGGAGAAGAGAGATGTGGTAGGCCTATATTCGGCTCTAGATGTGCTTTGCTCCTCTTCCATTTACGGGGAAGGTTTCCCCAACGTGGTAGGGGAGGCCATGGCCTGCGGCGTTCCTTGCGTGGTAACCAACGTGGGTGATTCGGCCACCGTGGTGGGTGAAACAGGCCTTGTGGTCTCAAGGGGCGATCCTGACCAGCTGGCCTCAGCTCTAGTGAGCCTTCTCAGCATGCCCGTTGATCAACGCTCAAGAATGGGAGAACTGGCACGGTTGCGTGTTTGCGAGGAATTCAGCTTGGAGAAGATGGTTTCCTCGGTTTCAAAACTTATCGAAGAGCTACTGTATGCTGGAGCGGGATCTTGAAAAACACCACCAGTGTACATCTTAGAGAATCTAATGGGGTCAAGAGGGAGGAACCCTGGTTATGGAACCTTCTGGCATGCCCCTGGTGCTGGGGAGAGCTGGAGCCCACTTGCACAGGAGCCCTCTGCAGAGGCTGCGGTGCACATTACCAGCGCACCCATGAGGGCTGTTTGGATTTACGCTTGAAGCAACCCAAGCGGATGAAAACAGAGATAGAGGTGGGAATCCCTATCGAGGAATCCTTGAAAGGGCCTTTTCTTAACCTAGGAAACAGAGCAGAGATACCCGAGCAGTTTCTAGGTATGCGTATCCCCGGACATGTGAGCCGGGGGATGTTGAGCCAATTTCCCACAGGGTCGCACGGCAGCATAGCCTTGGATTTGGGCTGTGGTGACGGAAGGCATGGGGATCTTTGCAAGAGGGCAGGTTTTCAGTGGGTAGGGGTTGACATCTCGCCCACATCCAAGGCCACCTTGTTGGCGGATGGCCATTCCCTGCCTTTCAGGACCGAGGCCTTTGATTTCGTGCTTTCCATAGCCGTCTTGGAACACCTGGCTTATCCCTTCTTGGCCATGGCAGAGGTGAGAAGGGTTCTGAAGACCAAGGGGGTGGTCATGGGCACAGTGGCCTTTTTGGAGCCTTACCACAGCAACAGCCACTACCACCACAGTCACCTAGGGGTGCTTGCATGCCTCCAGACAGCGGGTTTGAAGGTGGAGTGGATTTCTCCACAGCCGGGCTGGGATGCTCTTGGCGCACTATCGGGCCAGTTGTTTCCCAGGGCTCCGAAATGGCTCTCCAGGGTTCTGGTGGGGCCCACCCGTATCTTCCACCAGCTTTGGTGGCTGGCGGGGAAGTTTCTTACCCCTCGCGGTAGTGTTCTGGAGGAGAAGAAACTGTTCGCCCTGGCTGGAGCCTTTGTATTCAGGGCGCTAAAGGAGTGAAAATAGCCTTTGGATAAGTGTCACAATGTGCACTCCAAACCTCGCCCCAAGGCCAAGGTGTGCCATCTCTTGGTGGGATATACGGTGGGGGGTGCAGAGATGCAGCTGCTCAGGGTTCTTCCCTGGCTGGCAAGATCAGGTTATGAGAACTCTGTTTGCGGCCTCAAGGGTCCGGGCCCCATGACTCCGAAGTTTGAATCCCTTGGTATCCAGGCATCATGGCTGGGTGGGAAGGGGAAATGGGATTTCAGGGTGCTGTTTAGACTTTACAGAGAACTTCGTCGCCTTAGACCCTCCATCCTCCACTGCTATACCACCTTGGCCAACTGGGCCGGTGCGGCAGCCGGCAGAGCTGCCGGCGTGCCTCTCATAGTCATGTCAGATAGGGACATCAGGACATGGCTCAGGCCTTGGCAGGTAATGGTGGATAGATGTGCTTTCAAGTTAGGGACCTGTATGACCATGCCATCCGAGGCTATCAAGCGATTTAACATAGAGAGACTCGGCCATCCACCCCGGAGGCTGGTGGTGGTTCCAAACGGAATCAGTGTGGCACAAGGAGGGAGTGTCGGTGAGAATCAAAGAGGTTTGGAAAAAGGCTTTAGAAAGAGAGACATAGCGCTTATTGGGTACGTGGGAAGGATTACTGAACCGTTGAAGGGGCTGGCCATCCTACTCCAATCGCTTTCATTGCTGAAAGGCTTCGGGCTGCAATATAAGGCTCTGGTGGTGGGTGATGGAAGGGACAGAAAAAGGATGGAAGAGCTCTCACATCAATTGGGGTTGGAAGAGAAAGTGGCCTTTCTGGGCGAGAGAAACGACGTGCCTGATCTTATGCAAGAGCTGGATCTCTTGGTCATACCCTCTCTCTGTGAGGGCTCTCCTAATGTGGCATTGGAGGCCATGGCCATGGGAGTGCCTGTTGTGGCCACCCATGTGGGAGGCACTCCAGAGCTTCTCAAAGACGGAATAACGGGGTGGCTTGTGCCGCCCGGTGATCCGGTTGCCTTGGCAAAGACCATGGCCTGGGTTCTAAAAGAACCAACACAAGCTATGGAGGTGGCCTGCCGGGCCAGAACATGGGTGGTCCACCATCGTTCTGCAGAGGCAGCCGGTGCTGCGGTAGCTAGGCTCTATGACTTCCTCCTGGCAAAGATGCAGAAGAGAAAAAACTACCTCAGGGAGATGCACCCTCAAGGGTAAGGAGGGTCCGAGTGCTAAAAAATATGCCTCTCGTCTATGCCCTAGCGGGAGTTTTGGCCTTTGCCGTCAGCGTCTATTTCACCCCTATCATAAGAACTGCGGCCCTTAAGTTCGGCATTCTGGACAAGCCTGATGGAAGGCTCAAGAAGCAGCAGGATGCAGTGCCTTACCTGGGAGGATTGGCCGTTTACCTGGGGTTTCTGGTGGCCCTGGCCTTCACGTTTTCTTTTGAAGAAAAGGTTATGGGGGTGCTCCTGGGGGCAACCCTGGTGCTTGTTCTGGGATTGTTGGACGACCTAGGACGGCTTTCACCCCATGTGAAACTAGGATTTCAGCTTTTGGCTGCCCTTGTATTGGTGAAATCAGGAATAAGAATTGAGCTGGTTTTCCTCCCCGAGTGGGTGGAGCTGCCTCTTTCTGTGCTATGGATACTTCTTGTTACCAATGCTCTGAACATCATCGACATAATGGACGGCTTGGCTACAGGCGTTGCGGCCATCGCTTGCATGGCTCTTTTCTGCGTCTCGATCATCAACGGACGCCCGGCAGTGGCGGTCATGGCTATATCTTTGGCTGGTTCTCTGGCGGGCTTCATCAAGTTCAACTTCGCCCCTGCCAGAATCTATCTGGGAGACACAGGAAGCCTGTTCGTGGGCTCGGTTCTGGCCTCATTGACCTTGATAGGCAGCTACACCATAAAGAATACTGTAAGCCTTCTGGCCCCCGTGGTGATCTTGGGAGTTCCGCTTTTCGACACGGCCTTTGTGTCTTACATAAGGTGGCGAAGGGGAATGCCTGTTTTCTTGGGAAGTCCGGATCACTTTGCATTGAGGCTGAGAAAATGGAGGCTGACCGTTGCGCAGACGGTGCTTTGCAGCTACGCTGCTTGCGCGGTTCTTGCAGCCTGTGCCATATGGATGATGTATCTTCCTGACTTGGGAGCCGTTGCTGTGATTGTGGGCTTGGGATTCTTGGGCTTGGGCATAGGGGCCTTTCTCAGGAAAATAGACATGAGCATGTAGGCGCTGGAGCCTGAGGGATACAGGGGATGATCATTATTGCCGGAGGGGGTATGACCGGCTTGAGTGCAGCACATCACATACAGGCCTCAGGCCAGAAATACGTTCTCCTGGAGAAGGCCGGTGCTTTGGGAGGTCTTTGCCGATCCATTCGGAAAGGCGGTTATACATTCGACTGGTCAGGACACCTGTTTTGCCCCAGAGAGCATTGGGTCATCTCCTGGGTGGAGGAGCTTCTCAACGGAGATCTACTGTGGTTTCAAAGGGAGTCCTGTGTCCATGTGAAAGGAGAAAACATTCCCTTCCCCATCCAGGCTCATCTCGGTGCTTTGCCCAGGCCTTATCTTCTGGAATGCCTGGCATCCTTCCTAAGGGAGCGGGCCCAAGAAAAGGATTCTCAAGAATTGGGAACTTGGCCGGATTGGATAAGTACAACCTTCGGAAAGGCATTGGCTCAGCTCTTTTTCTTCCCTTACCATGAAAAGCTATGGGGAGTCCCACTGGAAGAATTGTCGGCCCAGGGCTTGGAGTGGTCTGTTCCCAGACCCACTGTGGAGGAAGTAGTGGACGGAGCTCTTGGTGTTAAGAATCCCCTGCTGGGGTACAACGCCAATCTCTCGTATCCTTCAAATGGTGGTATAGAGGAGATTCCTAAAGCCATGGCCAGGGAGCTGGTAGGGGTCTACACACTATCCAGCCTTCAAAGGGTACTCTGGAAACAAAAGCAAGTTGTGGTGAAGGGTTTTGGAAAGCTTAGCTACCGAAAGCTGATCTCTACCATTCCTCTTTCGGCGTTGCTGAGGCTGCTGGAGCCTCCTGTGGAGGAAGAGATCTTGGCCTTTCCCGCTCCCAGAGCCGTGTCCATATGGGTTCTCAACGTTGGGATCAAGAGACCCTCGGCCAGTCATTACCACTGGATCTATTTTCCTGAAAAGGAGTTTCCCTTTTTCCGGGTAGGATGCTACACGGCCTTTGGAGCTCACCTGGCGCCCCCTGGGCGCAGCTCTTTTTACGTTGAGATCCCCTGTCACGTGGTGTGTGGATTGTCAAAGGAGCTGATGGTGGAGCGCACCTTGAAGGCCATGGTGCGATGCGGGATTCTGAAAAGCACTGGAGAGGTGGAGATAGTGTTGCCTGTCAAGATACCAGTGGCATATGTAATCCACGATGTTTCGCGCAGCAGGTGGCTTCCTAGGGTTCTATTCTTCTTGGAATCGCACGGTATTCGGTGCGCAGGCAGGTACGGAGCCTGGGGCTACGGCACTATGGAGCACGCCATCATCCAGGGTCGGGAGGCCGCTCAGTGGGCCGTGGAAGAATAAAGATTCCTGTAATTCAGGTCATTACCAAGCTGGAACTCGGAGGAGCTCAACAACTAGCTCTTCACTTGGCCAGGGAGATAAACAGGGACCTCTTTCAGCCATATCTGATCTGCGGGAAGGGAGGGCTGCTGGACCAGGATGTTCTCAACGATGAAAGGATACGAGTTCACTGGATCCCACACATGATAAGAGAGATAAGGCCACACTTGGATGTTATGGCCCTGGGGGAGATCAGGCATGCCATAAGGCGGATTCTCTCGGGCGAGAGACAGGTCAAGATGTCTATCATTCACACTCACAGTTCCAAGGCAGGCATTTTGGGAAGGTGGGCGGCAAGACTGGAGCGGATTCCGGTGATTCTGCATACGTACCATGGATTTGGCTTTCATGATTTCCAGCCTAGAGTCCTCAGACTTGTATTTGAGACTGTGGAAATTTTGACTTCCAGGATCAGCCACGGCCTCGTGATGGTGTCTAGAGCAAATCAAAAAAAGGCAATCCATTGCGGAATCAGGCCCAAGCTTTTTTCTAAGGTCATATACGGGGGGATAGAGCTTCAGGAATTCCTGTCTGCGGGTGAACATGCAGAGGGAAAGAGGCGGGAATTGGGGTTGGATGATGGGCATAAGGTTGTATCCATGATTTCCTGCCTGAAGCCGCAGAAGGCTCCCCTGGATTTTGTCAGATTGGCCGGCAGGGTGGGAAGTGAAATTAGTGAAGCCAGGTTTTTACTGGTAGGAGATGGGGATCTGCGTTCCCAGGTGGCACAGGCAGTGGCCCGAAGCGGGCTGCAGGGCAGGTTCCAGCACTTGGGCTGGAGGAGGGATGTTGCCTCGATTCTGGGATTGACCGACGTGCTGGTCCTTACATCACTGTGGGAGGGTTTCCCTCTGACCCTCTTGCAGGCCATGGCCGCTGGGGTGCCGGCCGTGGTCACCAGGGTGGATGGGTCTCCGGAAGCCATACTGGATGGTGTGAACGGCTTTGTGGTGGAGCCCAGAGATGTGGAGGCCATGGCCGCAAGGGTTATCCAGCTCTTGAGGGATCCGCAGCTTCGCAGTCGCATGGGGGAGGAAGGCCGAAAGAGAGTCCAGGACTTTGACATAGACCATATGGTGAGGAAACAGGAGGAGTTCTACCTGGAGCTAGTGGAGGCTGTTCTCAAAGGGAAAAATCAATGCCAATGATATCAAATAATTCCACTTAAATTGGTGCCAGGCACCTCATGTGTGACAAAGAAAAGGCTTTAGAGCTCGTGCTCAGGGAATGCTTCTGGGGGGATTATGTCCTCGGTATCGAGGATGTAAAGAGAAAACTCCAAGAAAAGGACCAAGCTTTCGAGATCTTTCTGGTATCTCGGATCCTGGAACATAGCAGCTTTCCAAGTGCCATGCTCCGGGTGCTATTTCCCAAGGAACGATTGAGGAGCATCCTGGATCGGGTAAGTGTCTCTGGACGTTCGGCCAAGAGAAAAGCCCTGGTCAGGGCGCTGCTCCTGGGCGAACCTCTGGAAGGTGAAGAACAATGGATCAGAGGCTAAACTTTGAGGAGGTTTACAAGATCCAGGACGGTGTCCTGGCTACTGTCTCATCCAGCCAAAGCGGCTTCTACCTGACCGGGGGCACCTGTCTCAACAGATTCTACAAGCTCAGACGCCATTCAGACGACTTGGATCTTTTTTGCAACGATAACGAACTCTACAGGGACTATGTCAGAGAGTTTAAGAAAGCTCTTTTATCAGAAGGAATGGGTTTGCTAGTGGAGGTGGACAGCAGAGATTTTGTGCGCATGAAAGTGGAATCAAAGTTGAGAGTAGACCTAGTCAATGATCGCCTACCTTATGTGGGTAGGATCAGAAAGAGCTTGGAAGGATTTCGAATAGACAATTTAGAGAACATCCTGGCTAACAAATTGACGGCTGTGGTGGGCAGGGATGATCCCAAAGATGTCTTCGACATCGTTACCATAACTAGGATAGCGAGGTTTGATTGGAGTACAAGCCTAGGTGCAGCCTTGAGCAAGTCTTACTTTGAAAGGGATTACCTGGTATACAGGCTCAAGACCTTCCCAGTTCATCTGCTGGACCAACTTGCAGTGGTGGATCCAGGCTATTTGA from bacterium harbors:
- a CDS encoding nucleotidyl transferase AbiEii/AbiGii toxin family protein; amino-acid sequence: MDQRLNFEEVYKIQDGVLATVSSSQSGFYLTGGTCLNRFYKLRRHSDDLDLFCNDNELYRDYVREFKKALLSEGMGLLVEVDSRDFVRMKVESKLRVDLVNDRLPYVGRIRKSLEGFRIDNLENILANKLTAVVGRDDPKDVFDIVTITRIARFDWSTSLGAALSKSYFERDYLVYRLKTFPVHLLDQLAVVDPGYLKETKEALPTIVEDILLGRVNEPVEPLDIPGE
- a CDS encoding glycosyltransferase family 4 protein, which translates into the protein MGRGRIKIPVIQVITKLELGGAQQLALHLAREINRDLFQPYLICGKGGLLDQDVLNDERIRVHWIPHMIREIRPHLDVMALGEIRHAIRRILSGERQVKMSIIHTHSSKAGILGRWAARLERIPVILHTYHGFGFHDFQPRVLRLVFETVEILTSRISHGLVMVSRANQKKAIHCGIRPKLFSKVIYGGIELQEFLSAGEHAEGKRRELGLDDGHKVVSMISCLKPQKAPLDFVRLAGRVGSEISEARFLLVGDGDLRSQVAQAVARSGLQGRFQHLGWRRDVASILGLTDVLVLTSLWEGFPLTLLQAMAAGVPAVVTRVDGSPEAILDGVNGFVVEPRDVEAMAARVIQLLRDPQLRSRMGEEGRKRVQDFDIDHMVRKQEEFYLELVEAVLKGKNQCQ